Proteins from a single region of Bogoriella caseilytica:
- a CDS encoding ATP-binding protein gives MSTEDSPPGPDPAFFNEIEEMDGDISRSRPPAGFEPHSSWTLSSADELSRLRAGLMEALSVTGDDDDQLPDIPAKLALLATELATNALKHGLPPTIVELARKGDQWLIDVADHDVDSVPVYAGVRVPGAGGLGLHLARLLSVEVGWYTGTGTKHVWAIFAAPWPLRG, from the coding sequence GTGAGCACCGAGGATTCGCCACCAGGCCCTGACCCCGCCTTCTTCAACGAGATTGAAGAGATGGACGGCGACATTTCCCGGAGCCGCCCACCGGCTGGCTTCGAACCCCACAGCTCGTGGACCCTGTCCTCAGCGGACGAACTGTCCCGGCTTCGCGCCGGCCTGATGGAGGCCCTCTCGGTCACCGGCGACGACGACGACCAGCTCCCGGACATCCCCGCGAAGCTGGCCCTGCTCGCCACCGAACTGGCGACCAATGCGCTCAAGCACGGCTTGCCGCCCACGATCGTGGAGCTCGCCCGCAAGGGCGATCAGTGGCTCATCGACGTCGCCGACCACGATGTCGACAGCGTGCCGGTCTATGCAGGTGTCCGAGTGCCCGGTGCCGGAGGCCTGGGCCTGCACCTGGCGCGCCTGCTCTCCGTCGAGGTGGGTTGGTACACCGGAACCGGCACCAAACACGTGTGGGCCATCTTCGCCGCCCCCTGGCCCTTGCGCGGTTGA
- a CDS encoding MMPL family transporter yields MHSVSERDRTSRRTSLARWLVPALLVLLWIGVAGWGGPFFGQLSEVQSQSQQDFLPESAESTQVLEIRAELQDETDPPAIVVATNDGGLSPEDLAAIEELLEEVGGLEGVGTVSPLIPAEDAGADPDTVAGAQAFAAVTGESEVVEEIRAILDSAPDGITVEVTGPAAFAADLSEAFGGIDSILLLVAVAAVFLILLIVYRSPVLPLLVLTSSVAALALSVVAVYAMASAGWIDLNGQAQGILFILVIGAATDYALLLIARYRDALREEPDPLRALWRAWRAVIRPVLASAGTVVAGLLCLLLSDLTSNQALGPVASVGIVCAVLATLTFLPALLALTRRVAFFPFIPRAAPADSSSAHNSDAGGPGHKRVATRAGFWGWLAALTDRHPRRLWVGTAVFLILTAALAPTFRAAGVPESEFLLGEPESVTGQETLAELFPGGTGNPAIIIGDVEFLEELVEEIEATEGVASVALGTEPGEDGVPSADGPPTEGEGDAPDEAGGPPADAEEQEPATTEVEGREVAEIQATLSDPADSDAAIATVERLRETLPEIDANVLIGGESATTLDTRDTARSDLWTIIPLVLAVIAVILMGVLRAVIAPLLLVAATTVSFLSALGISAVFFNHVFGFSGADPVVPLFAFVFLVALGIDYSIFLATRIREEAEVIGTRRGALEGLRVTGSVITSAGIVLAATFAALAVIPLLFLVQLAFIVAVGVLIDTLIVRSLLVPGLFYDIGSRIWWPSRLAKGAHRAQ; encoded by the coding sequence ATGCACTCGGTCTCCGAGCGGGATCGAACCTCCCGCCGCACCTCCCTCGCGAGGTGGCTCGTTCCCGCACTCCTCGTGCTTCTCTGGATCGGCGTGGCCGGGTGGGGCGGCCCGTTCTTCGGCCAGCTCTCGGAGGTGCAGTCGCAGTCCCAGCAGGACTTCCTCCCCGAGAGCGCCGAGTCCACTCAGGTGCTCGAGATTCGCGCCGAACTACAGGACGAGACCGACCCTCCGGCGATCGTGGTGGCCACCAATGACGGTGGGCTCTCACCGGAGGATCTCGCCGCCATCGAGGAGCTGCTGGAGGAGGTGGGCGGGCTCGAGGGTGTCGGCACCGTCTCACCCCTGATTCCCGCCGAGGACGCGGGCGCGGATCCGGACACGGTGGCCGGCGCGCAAGCCTTCGCCGCCGTCACCGGCGAATCCGAGGTGGTCGAGGAGATCCGAGCGATCCTGGATAGCGCTCCGGATGGCATCACCGTCGAGGTCACGGGACCGGCGGCCTTCGCTGCCGACCTCTCGGAAGCCTTCGGCGGAATCGACTCCATTCTGCTGCTCGTGGCCGTGGCCGCGGTCTTCCTGATCCTGCTGATCGTCTACCGCAGCCCGGTGCTCCCGCTGCTGGTGCTGACCAGCTCTGTAGCCGCCCTGGCGCTCTCCGTGGTCGCGGTCTACGCGATGGCGAGCGCAGGGTGGATCGACCTCAACGGCCAGGCGCAGGGCATTCTGTTCATCCTCGTCATCGGCGCTGCCACCGACTATGCGCTGCTGCTCATCGCGCGCTACCGGGACGCGCTGCGGGAAGAGCCCGATCCCCTCCGCGCCCTGTGGCGAGCGTGGCGGGCGGTCATCCGCCCGGTGCTCGCCTCGGCGGGCACGGTGGTGGCCGGCTTGCTCTGCCTGCTGCTCTCCGATCTCACCTCCAACCAGGCCCTGGGCCCCGTGGCCAGCGTGGGCATCGTCTGCGCCGTGCTCGCCACGCTGACCTTCCTGCCGGCGCTGCTCGCACTGACCCGCCGCGTGGCCTTCTTTCCGTTCATTCCTCGCGCAGCGCCGGCCGACAGCTCCTCCGCCCACAACTCCGACGCCGGAGGCCCGGGCCACAAGCGCGTGGCGACCCGCGCGGGGTTCTGGGGATGGCTGGCCGCCCTGACCGACCGCCACCCGCGACGACTCTGGGTAGGCACCGCCGTGTTCCTCATCCTCACCGCTGCGCTGGCCCCCACCTTCCGCGCCGCCGGCGTGCCGGAGTCGGAGTTCCTGCTCGGCGAGCCTGAATCCGTGACCGGACAGGAGACCCTGGCAGAACTCTTCCCCGGTGGCACCGGCAACCCGGCCATCATCATCGGCGACGTCGAGTTCCTCGAGGAGCTTGTGGAGGAGATCGAGGCTACCGAGGGCGTGGCCTCGGTAGCGCTCGGAACCGAGCCGGGAGAGGACGGGGTTCCATCCGCCGACGGGCCACCCACCGAGGGCGAGGGTGACGCCCCGGATGAGGCCGGGGGCCCGCCCGCCGACGCCGAGGAGCAGGAGCCGGCGACCACCGAGGTGGAGGGCCGCGAGGTCGCCGAGATCCAGGCGACGCTCAGCGACCCGGCCGATTCCGATGCGGCGATCGCCACCGTGGAACGACTGCGCGAGACGCTGCCGGAGATCGACGCGAATGTACTCATCGGCGGGGAAAGCGCCACCACCCTCGACACCCGCGACACAGCACGCTCGGACCTGTGGACGATCATCCCCCTGGTCCTGGCAGTGATCGCCGTGATCCTGATGGGGGTGCTGCGCGCGGTGATCGCCCCCCTGCTGCTCGTCGCTGCGACGACGGTCTCCTTCCTCTCCGCCCTGGGCATCTCCGCGGTGTTCTTCAACCACGTCTTCGGTTTCTCCGGTGCCGATCCCGTGGTGCCGCTGTTCGCCTTCGTGTTCCTGGTGGCGCTCGGTATCGACTACAGCATCTTCCTGGCCACCAGGATCCGGGAGGAAGCGGAGGTGATCGGCACACGCCGCGGCGCCCTGGAAGGCCTGCGGGTCACCGGGAGCGTCATCACCTCCGCCGGCATCGTCCTGGCGGCCACCTTCGCGGCGTTGGCTGTGATTCCGCTACTGTTCCTGGTGCAGCTGGCCTTCATCGTGGCTGTCGGAGTGCTCATCGATACGTTGATCGTGCGTTCACTTCTGGTACCGGGGCTCTTCTACGACATCGGCAGCAGAATCTGGTGGCCGTCCCGCCTCGCGAAAGGCGCGCATCGCGCGCAGTAA
- a CDS encoding MFS transporter: MSAVSIRRFLRGRQPFPRSVLVLTAISFTVAVGFGVMLPVLPVFARDFGVGPFAASAVVSAFAFARLLTAPVIGPLLARIGERPVLVAGLLIVAVSSAAAALAMDYTQFLIFRSLGGIGSAMFTVAGMTLLLATVQAEQRGRAASLYQGGFLLGGMGGPAIGGALATISLTAPFYFYAVVLVAAAVIGAVMLRSSGQGRNDDSVEVRPFGDVLRDTRFQAAAMAGLGQGWTSFGVRSALVPLMVVEVLHGEPSWTAVAFTVSSIAQAIALGPAGRFVDTVGRKPAMIAGGLVGAAAMAGVSLSPNIWVLTAALSVYGVAAAFLSAAPAAAVGDAAGARSGTPVAVFSMVTDLGAIVGPLVAGWIAEHGSYPLAFGVGVGIMLLGAVLALRMPGGRPSRSAS, translated from the coding sequence GTGAGTGCGGTGTCGATCAGACGTTTCCTCCGGGGGCGCCAACCCTTCCCCCGTTCCGTTCTGGTCCTGACGGCCATCTCCTTCACCGTCGCGGTGGGGTTCGGCGTGATGTTGCCCGTGCTGCCGGTCTTCGCGCGGGACTTCGGCGTGGGCCCCTTCGCCGCCTCGGCCGTGGTCTCCGCCTTCGCCTTCGCCCGGCTGCTCACCGCTCCGGTGATCGGCCCGCTCCTCGCCCGCATCGGCGAGCGCCCGGTGCTGGTGGCCGGGCTGCTGATCGTGGCGGTGTCCTCCGCCGCGGCGGCTCTGGCCATGGACTACACCCAGTTCCTGATCTTCCGCAGCCTCGGCGGTATCGGCTCGGCGATGTTCACCGTGGCGGGAATGACCCTGCTGCTCGCCACGGTGCAGGCCGAGCAACGGGGTCGCGCCGCCAGCCTCTATCAGGGCGGATTCCTGCTGGGCGGAATGGGCGGGCCCGCCATCGGCGGGGCCCTGGCCACCATCTCCCTGACGGCACCGTTCTATTTCTACGCCGTGGTGCTGGTGGCTGCCGCAGTGATCGGGGCGGTCATGTTGCGCTCCTCGGGCCAGGGGCGCAACGACGACAGCGTGGAGGTCCGGCCCTTCGGGGACGTGCTGCGCGACACCCGCTTCCAGGCCGCCGCGATGGCCGGGCTAGGGCAGGGCTGGACCTCTTTCGGCGTCCGCTCCGCACTGGTTCCGCTGATGGTCGTGGAGGTCCTGCACGGGGAACCCTCGTGGACGGCCGTGGCCTTCACTGTTTCGTCGATCGCGCAGGCCATCGCCCTCGGCCCCGCCGGGCGTTTCGTGGACACGGTCGGCCGCAAACCGGCCATGATCGCCGGCGGGCTGGTGGGTGCGGCCGCCATGGCCGGCGTCTCACTGTCGCCGAACATCTGGGTGCTCACCGCGGCCCTCTCGGTCTACGGCGTGGCGGCGGCCTTCCTCAGTGCGGCGCCGGCCGCCGCGGTCGGCGACGCTGCCGGGGCCCGCTCCGGCACCCCGGTGGCGGTGTTCTCCATGGTCACCGACCTCGGCGCGATCGTCGGGCCGCTCGTGGCCGGCTGGATCGCCGAGCACGGCTCCTATCCACTGGCCTTCGGCGTGGGCGTCGGGATCATGCTGCTCGGCGCCGTGCTTGCTCTGCGCATGCCGGGCGGACGTCCGTCCCGCTCCGCGAGTTAG
- a CDS encoding phosphotransferase enzyme family protein — protein MTDRETPTTADLAAAFRLRHIDDSSLTPHARVYRAISGDGAAVVLKRTPGDAERTTALVAWTEALAGADVPVVTPVPMQAPNPREVDGEHWVVYPWVGGADYQGTSEQIRLAGDFLGRMHAAAVPTAGLREYGWPETGWDDVATDLETLDGILTAHEGDVANVRELGRRWWEESFPAVRAGEEALARTAVSSDYKANNLIFTDAGPVLVDPDNGGLEPRIFDLALALTLFHNECPGAPGRLFTAEEWRTFAGAYFRHVQFSEAERGLWPAALDHMLWEEGTWVLEDNDDAAWADPRQRAFLLDLAAAKPERYPLP, from the coding sequence GTGACCGATCGCGAAACGCCCACCACCGCTGACCTGGCTGCCGCATTCCGGCTGCGCCACATCGACGACTCGTCTCTGACCCCGCACGCCCGCGTCTACCGCGCCATCAGCGGGGACGGCGCGGCGGTCGTGCTCAAGCGCACCCCGGGCGACGCCGAGCGCACCACGGCGCTCGTGGCATGGACCGAGGCACTGGCCGGCGCCGACGTCCCGGTGGTGACCCCCGTTCCAATGCAGGCACCCAACCCTCGCGAGGTCGACGGCGAGCACTGGGTGGTCTATCCCTGGGTGGGTGGCGCCGACTACCAGGGCACGAGTGAGCAGATCCGGCTCGCCGGGGACTTCCTCGGGCGGATGCACGCTGCCGCCGTCCCCACCGCCGGGCTGCGCGAGTACGGGTGGCCTGAGACAGGGTGGGACGATGTCGCGACCGACCTGGAGACGCTCGATGGGATCCTCACTGCGCACGAGGGCGACGTCGCGAACGTCCGCGAACTCGGACGCCGGTGGTGGGAGGAGTCCTTCCCGGCCGTGCGCGCCGGCGAAGAGGCCCTGGCGCGCACCGCAGTGAGCAGTGACTACAAGGCGAACAACCTGATCTTCACCGACGCCGGCCCGGTGCTGGTCGATCCGGACAATGGCGGCCTCGAGCCACGGATCTTCGACCTGGCCCTCGCCTTGACGCTCTTCCACAACGAGTGCCCCGGCGCCCCCGGCCGGCTGTTCACCGCCGAGGAATGGCGCACCTTCGCCGGGGCGTACTTCCGCCACGTGCAGTTCAGCGAGGCCGAGCGGGGGCTCTGGCCGGCAGCCCTGGACCACATGCTGTGGGAGGAGGGCACCTGGGTGCTCGAGGACAACGACGACGCCGCCTGGGCTGATCCGCGACAGCGCGCCTTCCTGCTGGATCTGGCTGCCGCCAAGCCAGAGCGCTACCCGCTGCCCTGA
- a CDS encoding NUDIX domain-containing protein, with protein sequence MSSSQSRPAPRLRYAAYMTGLRHFRMGAGVVIRGEGERVLLVEPTYKENWEIPGGVVEADEAPWATAEREVREELGLEFRVQQPLLIDHLTTDVQLDEGMASLLASGRLTEDEAAVLRAERALSAVMWLFDGGTLSDSEVDALRLPAAELRSVRLCTMDEVRDRVNAGMWRRLTLALEAARGGTGPVLCADGVPRARS encoded by the coding sequence GTGAGTTCCTCTCAGTCTCGGCCCGCTCCGCGCTTGCGCTACGCGGCCTACATGACCGGCCTGCGGCACTTCCGCATGGGCGCCGGTGTGGTCATCCGCGGTGAGGGTGAACGTGTGTTGCTCGTGGAGCCGACCTACAAGGAGAACTGGGAGATCCCCGGTGGCGTGGTCGAGGCCGATGAGGCGCCCTGGGCCACTGCCGAGCGCGAAGTCCGCGAGGAACTCGGCCTGGAGTTCCGCGTCCAGCAGCCCTTGCTCATTGATCACCTGACCACCGATGTGCAGCTCGACGAGGGCATGGCCTCCCTGCTGGCCAGTGGTCGCCTCACCGAGGACGAGGCCGCTGTGCTGCGCGCCGAACGTGCCCTGAGCGCCGTGATGTGGCTTTTCGATGGCGGGACCCTGAGCGACAGTGAGGTCGACGCCCTGCGTCTGCCCGCCGCGGAACTGCGCTCGGTGCGGTTGTGCACGATGGATGAGGTCCGCGATCGCGTCAACGCCGGCATGTGGCGCCGGCTCACGCTCGCGCTGGAGGCGGCGCGTGGCGGCACCGGCCCGGTGCTCTGCGCGGACGGCGTCCCCCGCGCGCGAAGCTGA
- a CDS encoding MFS transporter: MALPLIALALGAFVIGTSETAVMGLLPEMTRDFGVPVGQGGHIIAAYALGVVLGAPALTALTIRLSRKLVLVGALALFLAGNLAVLMAPDLITVLVARFLTGLPHGLFLGAATILATRIARPGQQATAVARVLIGTTTANIIGLPAATFLGQVFGWRTAFAVVTVLAVLALIAVAVFTPSVTTREPVNLRRETRSLGKAPVVLALSTTVVVMAGLMMVYCFIAPILSEGAGVPSNSVPIVLALYGIGTMLGALVIGPLADRALRPALYTALVLLTVTLLVFRAAMGSPWLAMGALVLLGIAAFSVNTCVQLLVIRAGGTAPTMAAAVNHSAFSLATTAASVLGGAALGFGLDYTALPVIGAVVVLAGLAVAVAAGRSARRVPTIVIESPAPARAVPALEYVRVIDQTGHLTPVSAPLAPASL; the protein is encoded by the coding sequence ATGGCACTCCCCCTCATCGCCCTCGCCCTGGGCGCCTTCGTGATCGGCACCTCCGAGACCGCAGTGATGGGGCTTCTGCCTGAGATGACTCGCGACTTCGGTGTCCCGGTGGGACAGGGCGGGCACATCATCGCCGCCTACGCCCTCGGGGTGGTTCTCGGGGCGCCTGCGCTGACCGCACTGACCATCCGCCTCTCCCGCAAGCTGGTATTGGTGGGGGCCCTCGCACTGTTCCTGGCCGGCAACCTCGCCGTCCTGATGGCGCCGGACCTCATCACCGTGCTGGTGGCGCGATTCCTCACCGGCCTGCCGCACGGGCTCTTCCTCGGTGCAGCCACCATCCTCGCCACCCGAATCGCCCGCCCCGGCCAGCAGGCGACCGCCGTGGCCCGGGTGCTGATCGGCACCACCACGGCCAACATCATCGGACTGCCCGCGGCGACCTTCCTCGGCCAGGTCTTCGGCTGGCGTACGGCCTTCGCCGTGGTCACGGTGCTCGCGGTGCTGGCGCTGATCGCCGTCGCCGTCTTCACGCCGTCGGTCACCACCCGCGAGCCGGTGAACCTGCGCCGGGAGACCCGCTCGCTGGGCAAGGCCCCGGTGGTGCTGGCGCTGTCGACCACGGTGGTCGTGATGGCCGGTCTGATGATGGTCTACTGCTTCATCGCTCCCATCCTCTCCGAGGGCGCCGGAGTGCCCTCCAACAGCGTGCCCATCGTGCTCGCCCTGTACGGCATCGGCACCATGCTCGGCGCGCTCGTGATCGGTCCGCTGGCCGATCGTGCCCTGCGCCCGGCGCTCTACACCGCGCTCGTCCTCCTCACAGTGACGCTGCTGGTCTTCCGTGCCGCCATGGGCTCGCCCTGGCTGGCGATGGGAGCGCTCGTGCTGCTCGGGATCGCGGCCTTCTCGGTGAACACCTGCGTACAGCTGCTGGTCATCCGCGCCGGTGGGACCGCGCCGACCATGGCCGCAGCGGTCAACCACTCGGCCTTCTCGCTGGCGACCACGGCGGCCTCGGTCCTGGGTGGTGCCGCTCTGGGCTTCGGGCTGGACTACACGGCACTGCCGGTGATCGGGGCTGTGGTGGTTCTGGCCGGCCTCGCCGTGGCAGTGGCGGCTGGCCGGTCCGCGCGCCGCGTGCCCACGATCGTCATCGAGTCTCCCGCTCCGGCCCGCGCGGTGCCCGCTCTTGAGTACGTCCGCGTCATCGACCAGACGGGCCACCTCACCCCCGTGTCGGCACCCCTGGCTCCGGCGAGCCTGTAA